In Bacteroidetes bacterium SB0662_bin_6, the DNA window AATCTGACGACATAATGGGCCTTCCCGCACTATTTGAACAGATGACCCACGGGCAGTGCATGTCCCCGCAGGAAATCCATTGCCGGGATGCGGCGGCGACCTTCCTGTTGCAGTTCCAGCAACTCCACAGCCCCTTCGCCGCAAGCTACCACGAGGCGATCCGACACATCCGTCACCTGACCCGGCATGCCCTGCACTTCCCCCTGCCGGCCCGGATGTGCTACACGCGTCCTGTATATCTTGACCATGCTTTCGCCATCACAGGTCCAGGCGCCGGGATGCGGTGACAGTCCGCGTATACCGTTGTGCACCTGATACGCAGGTCGATCCCATACAATGCGAGCGTCTTCCTTGCGAATCCGCGGGGCCGGAGTAGCCTCTTCGTCGTTCTGGGGATGCACCTCAACCTCCCCGCGCTCGATGCACCGCACCGTCTCTACGACCGCCTCCGCGCCCATCACCATCATACGGTCATGCACGTCTCCAGTGGTCTCGTCCGGGCCGATCGGCATGGTTTTTTGCAAGATCACGTTCCCTGTATCCACAGTTTCTCTTAGAAAAAACGTGCTCACGCCCGTCTGCGTCTCACCCGCCATGACAGCGCGGTGGATCGGCGCAGCGCCCCGGTACTTCGGAAGCAACGAACCATGCAAGTTGAAGGCCCCCTTCCGGGCGATTCTGAACACGTCAGGGGGAAGAATGCGAAAAGCCACCACCACAATCAAGTCCGGCGTCAATCTGCGCACCGCTTCCGCAAAGACAGGATCGTGAAGGGATGCCGGTTGCAGAATCGTCCTGATACCCAGCCGCTGCGCTTCCTCCTTCACAGGTGTCGGGTGTATGCGGCGGCCCCGCCCCCGGGGTTTGTCAGGGGCCGTCACCACGGCGACCGGGCCGTAGCCCGACTCGGCGAGCCGTCGCAGCGACGGCACGGCAAAATCCGGCGTACCCATAAAAACGATCCGCATATCCTGCATGGAAATGTCCGACGAGCAGATCAGGGCCTGTTAATACTATGCAGCAGACCGGGGCATTACCCGAACAGGGTGTCCACAAACGCGCGGCGGTCGAATATCCGCAGATCCTCAATGCGCTCCCCCACCCCTATGTACTTGACGGGAATCCGGAAATCATTGGAAATACCGATCACAATGCCTCCTTTCGCCGTACCGTCCAGTTTGGTGACCGCAAGCCCCGTTACCTCGACACTGCGGGTGAACTCCTCCGCCTGCCGCAGGGCGTTCTGCCCGGTAGAAGCATCGAGTACCAGCAGCACCTCGTGGGGCGCTCCGGGAATGCGTTTGGCCATCGCACGCCGGATCTTCGCCAATTCCTCCATCAGCCCCCCGCGAGTATGGAGGCGTCCCGCCGTGTCGATAATCGCTACGTCCGCGCCCCGCGAATCGGCCGAGGCTACCGTATCGTACGCCACCGAGGCCGGGTCGCTCCCCTGCGCTTGCCGAACGATAGGCACATCGGCACGTTCGGCCCAGATCGAGAGCTGCTCCACCGCAGCGGCGCGGAACGTATCGGCAGCGCCGAGCAACACGGATTTGCCGGCATCCTTGTACCGGTGCGCCATCTTCCCGATTGTGGTCGTTTTACCGACCCCGTTGACGCCGACCACCATGATCACATGCGGACGGTTCGGTAACGGCGCGTCGAACCCTCCAGGGCGATCCGGGGCATCGTCAAGCAGCAGCGAGGCGATCTCGTTACGGATCAGGACGTGCAGTTCCGCCGTCGACACGTAGCGATCCTCGGCTACCCGCTCTCCGATGCGGTCGATGATGTGGAGCGTCGTACCGACCCCTACATCGCTGGTAACCAGCACCTCTTCCAACTCGTCCAGCACCTGCTCGTCCACGGTTTTTTTCCCGCGGATGATCCGGCGCATCTTGCCAAGAAATCCCGTTCTGGTTTTGTCCAGCCCCTTGTCAAGTCCCGCAGAGGGTGCTTCGCCATCCTGAGAACCGTCAAAAAAACCCATGTGCCGTCCTGTATAGGATACTCTGATCAGGGCTCCTCCCGTATCGCCCCGCTCGCGGCGCCCGGCGCAGCCTCCGCAGGCGGCCCGCTTTGCTTCATCAGCCTGGCATACCTGACCCCGTACATTGCAAAAGAACCGGCCAGAAGCCCCGTCGTCGCAAACAAACAGAATCGCATTACGGGATCGTCAGCCCGCATTAGCGCAGCAAGAACGGTAACGGCCACAGCCCCTACGGCCACCTTGCCGGACCAATCGCTCATTTCCATGCGCCCTGTGCGACGTACGAGTACTCCCGACCCCAGCAGAATAAGCAGATCCCGCGTGATCAGCACCATCAGAAACCAGACCGGCAGCATTCCCCGAAGAGCCAGTGCAAGCACGATAGCTATACCGGCGATCTTGTCGGCCAGCGGATCCAGTATTTTTCCCCAATCCGATACCCTGCCCGCCCGCCGCGCTATCCGTCCGTCGAGCCAGTCGCTCATAATCATGACGGCAAGCAGCGCAAAAATCCAGCCGAGCGAGCCGTCGACCATGATCAGCCATGCGACAGGAACCACAAGAAGCACCCGTCCCATGCTGAGTGCGTTGGGCACGGTCCAGAAATTCCCGTCGGGGCGAAAGCGCCCGAACCTACGGGGTAGCATCATCGGTGTCGTCCTCCCAGGATTCGATGGCCTCCATCACCGCTTCCACGATATCCTCGGATGGCACGGTACCCACCACCTCGCCCCGCTTGAAAAGATGCGCCCGACCCCGCCCAAGCGAAATGCCCAGGTCCGCCCCCGCGGCCTCTCCGGGCCCATTCACCGCACAGCCCATGAGCGCTACGTTGAGATCCTTCTCGAAACGGGCTTCCTGCACCGCCGCCTCCACCTTTTCCACGATCGAAAACAAATCGCCTTCCATGCGGCCGCATGTGGGGCAGGCAATCACGTTTACACCCGGACGTCCCAGGCGGAGCGACTTCAGAATGCGGTGCCCTACCTCGACTTCCCGTACGGAGGGCGTCGCCAGCGAAACACGGATCGTGTCCCCGATCCCGTCAGCCAGCAGCGTCCCGATCCCTATCGAACTCTTGACGGAACCGCTATCGAAAGCACCTGATTCGGTGACTCCGAGATGCAATGGAAAATGCGTCTTCTCCGCAAGCAGGCGGTAGGCCTGAATCATGAAAAACACGTCCGAGTGCTTGACCGAAATAACCAGGTCCTCAAACCCGTGCCGCTGGCATATCTCCACATGCCGCATAGCGCTTTCGAAGAGGGCCTCCGGCTGCGGGTAGCCATACTTGTCCAGCAGATCCTTTTCCAGCGACCCGGAGTTGACCCCGATGCGAATGGGAATGCCGGCTTCTTTCGCCGCAAGCAATACTTCCCGCTCCCACTCTTCCTTGCCTATGTTGCCGGGATTGATGCGGACCTTGGCCACCTTCGATTCCACAGCCTTCAGGGCATACTGGTAATTGAAGTGAATATCGGCGACGATCGGCACGGGAGCGCCCTGCACAATATCCGGCAGCGCTTCTGCATCTTCCGGGCGCGGTACCGCCACGCGCACAATGTCGGCGCCGGCCTCGGCAAGTTGGCGAATCTCGTTGAGCGACGCCTCTACATTATGTGTTTTGGAGGTGGTCATGGACTGCACCGATATCGGTGCGCGCCCCCCGATTTCCACGGGACCCACCTGCACAGGCCGTGATTCTCGCCGATATCGTTCCATGGCTGTCAATAACAATGATGAACGGGTACTCTCCTGTAACGAAACCGAATGTTCTTGTGTTGCACGAAACAGGTTTATGGATAGGATACTCTGATCAAAACCGCTTCGCTCAGCGCTTCGCAAAGGAGCATCCGGAAACCCGTCAATCCCGGAGGCGCAAAGTTACCAGAAGCGGCAGATGATCGGAAAGATGCGCTTCCTGCACCCGGGCGGCGACGACTTCCCATTCCTCGCTCACGAATACGTAGTCGATCCGCACCGCAGGCAACCGCGCATGGTAGGTCATTCCCCACCCCTCGCCCGCCTCCGCAAAGGCATCGCGTAACCGGCCCGACAATGTGTGGTACACCCGGTTGTTCGGGGTGCTGTTCAGATCGCCGCAGAGAATAACGGGCAGTGTTTCTTCTTCGATCATCGCTACGATCCCATCGATCTCCCGGGCGCGGACCCGGTATGCGGCGCGGTACTGCCTGAGATAGCGCATGATATATTCGACATCGAAAACGGACGAGCGCGTTTCCTCCCAGGGTTTCCTTTCCCCGAACGTGCGCAAGTGCACGTTATACAGTATGAAATCCCGGTCCTGCCAGCGTACCCGGGCCCTGATAACATGCGACGTACGATTATCCGACGAATACAGGCGACGCCGGGACACATGCACAACCGACGGCTTGCTGAGCACGGGCTGTTGCGTCCAGGAAGCATTATCGGGACGTATGGACGAGAAGCCCAGCGAGTCGAACAAAATCGAGACATACGGATCGGCCCGGGTAAAAGGCGCCTCGTCATACCAGGCAATGGAGGCCTCCTGCAGACCGATAATATCCGGGCGGCTTTCCTCGACAAGACGAGCCATGTGCGCGGGGCGCTCCGGAGTAGCATCGCGCCAGATGGCGGGAGCGTTGAATGTGAGGAGCGTCAGTGCATCGTCCGGGGTGTCCGGGACGGCATCGAAGCGGTCGAACGGATTGGCGCGGATCAGAAAAAGCGCCAGCAACACGCCGTTGACGACCAGAGCGCGCCGGTTCCCCGCCAGCGCAAGCAATACCGTCATCCCCGCGAGAACCAGCGCAATGTACGGTAAACACACGGCGACGAGTTCGAACCACCAGAAAACGCCGAAGGGCACGTAGTACGCAAGGTACCCGGCCAGAAAGAGCAATGCGATCGGGATATTGACCGCAGCGAGGATTGTGCGCACAAACCGTTTCATCGCCGATGCTTACCAATACATCGTTCGGCCGGGGCGTATTGGAAGTTTGCCCCTCCAGTACTGTATTAGCAGGAAGCCGAACAACATGCCGCCAAGATGGGCAAAATTGGCGACGCCGGCCTGGGTGCCCGTCACGGCGGCCCATAATTCCAGCACGCCGTACATGATCACAAGCCATTTTGCCTTGATCGGGAACAGAAAATAAATATAGATGGGCTGGTTGGGAAACATCATGCCGAAGGCAAGGAGGATGCCGAATATCCCGCCCGATGCGCCTACCGTCGGATACACCGTACCGCTGGAGGAAGCAACGATCAGTTGAATCAGCCCCGCGCCGATGACACAGACGAAATAAAATATGGTGAACCGGCGACTGCCCCATGTATTTTCGATCTGCACGCCAAACAGCCACAGCGCAAACATATTGAACAAAAGATGCGTGAAGCCTCCGTGCAGAAAGGAATACGTCACCAGTTGCCACGGCAAAAACGACGCAAAACCGCCTGGTAATCCGGAATTTCCTACAGGCCACAGGGCAAACCACTGCACAAGCACCCGACTCAGGACAGGAGTCATCGTGGCGAGAAATACCAGCCCGTTCAGAATCAGCAGATTCTTGATGACCGGCGGAAACATCGAAAATTGCGTGAGGGGTCGGTAAGAATTCTGGTACATCGTCCGATATGTACGTGCAATAACGGTATCCCTGCCTTTGGATATACCCCTCTCTTAGCGATAAACGCCCGTAAAGTTGCGTTTCCCTGCGGAACGAACGGTCGAAAACCGGCATTCAAGGAGCACCGTCCTTCTTTTCGTGTTCATGTCGGATTCGCGATATTCCAAGGAAGAACTGGAACGCTATTTCAGCGATCCTGCCGCACGTCGTGCGGGCCCTGACCGATCCCGCTCCAGCAAGCGGCAGGGGTATTTCTACCGCCGTTTCCGGAACGAAAAAAAGGCGCAGGCTGCGTTCCTGCTTTCTGTGATCGGCGGCGGCGTCATTGCCTTTTCCTTCTTCATCGGGGGATGGGCGCTGCTGCTCTCCGATGAACTGCCGGATTTCCGGCAACTCGACAATCCCGATTTGCAGCTTGCAACGGTCGCCTATACGGCCGACGGCAAGGAACTCGTGCGGTATGCTTTCCAGAATCGTTCCTGGACCAACTACGACGATATTTCACCCCATGCGATCAACGCCCTCGTCGCTACAGAGGACCGGCGCTTTCATGGTCACTGGGGTATTGACCCGCGGGGCCTCGTGGCCGCCGCCGTGGATGTGATTCGAAAGGGCGAATTGCGCGGCGCCTCGACGATTACCCAGCAGTTGGCCCGCAACCTGTACAACCAGGACATCGGTTTCGAGGTGTCCGTTTCCCGCAAACTCAAGGAAATGATCACGGCGGTGCAACTCGAGCGCCGCTACACAAAGCGGGAGATCATCGAGATGTATCTCAACACGGTGCCCTTCAGCAGCAATGCATACGGGATCGAAGCGGCGGCCCGCACCTATTTCAGCAAAACGGCGGCGGAATTATCTCCTCTCGAAGGAGCCACGTTGATCGGGATGCTGAAAGCAAATACGTATTACAATCCCTACCGGAATCCCGAAAATTCCCGTCGCAGGCGGAACGTGGTGCTGAAACAGATGGCGGATCAGGGCTTCATCCCGCGCACATTCTATGACGAACACCATCCCGATTCGGTACGCACCGACTACAACCCGTCTTCGGAAGTGACTGCGGCTCTGGCGCCGTATTTCGCCGAGCAGGTGCGGCTTTGGATGCGGGAGTGGGCTGCGGAAAACGGCCACAACCTGTATGAGGACGGTTTGCGCGTGTATACGCCGCTCGACTCGCGGATGCAGGAAATTGCACAGCAGTCCGTGGACGAAAATATGGAGGGCCTCCAGGCAGTCGTGGATTACGAATGGAGTTACGGGGGCGGCTTCTGGACATCACTCGACCCGTACCTGGAACAGACGGGTTACGAGCCGTGGGCCCGGTACTGGCGCAACAATCCCCAAACGCTCGCGTCGTTCATCCGGGGCACGGAGCGCTACCGCTCGCTTTTGCGCCAGCCGGGAATGTCGGCGAACGACGCCGTCGCCCAGCTCCGCAATAACGCGGCGTTCATGGATTCGCTGAAAACGGCCAAAACGCGGCTCCAGGCCGGCCTGGTCTCCATCGATCCCCATACCGGACACATCAAAGCCTGGGTGGGCGGAAGAAACCTCAAGACCGAGTGGTACGACCATGTCAACAAAGCCGCCCGCCAACCCGGCTCGACATTCAAACCGTTCGTCTACACAGCAGCGATCGACAACGGATGGCCCCCCTGGCATCAGCTCCCGGACAGTGCATTCACGTATGTGGATCCGATTACCGAGGTAGTATGGCAGCCGCAAAACGCGGACGACCAATCAACGGGGCGCATGATGAGCCTTACCGAAGGGCTGGCTCAGTCGAAAAACACGGTCACGGCTCGTGTGATCACGGAGCTCGTGAACCCGGAACTGGTTACGTTCTATGCACGCAGGATGGGCATAAAAAGCGAATTGGACGCCGTGCCGGCGCTGGCCCTCGGCACCAGCGACATCACATTGCTTGAACTGACCTCGGCCTTCAGCACGCTGGCGAGCGGCGGCCTGCAATACGATCCCGTCTTTGTGACGCGCATCGAGGATCGCTTCGGAAACGTACTGTACGAGCACACCTCCTCGCCGGAAGAAGCGCTCTCCGAACAGACGGCGTACACGGTGGTCAACATGATGCGGGGCATTATTACCGGTGGCACGGGAAGACGCATCAGAGGTCAGTACGAGCTGTACGACTACGATCTGGCAGGCAAGACGGGCACCACGCAGAACCACGCAGACGGCTGGTTCGGCCTCATGCACCCCAACCTGGTGACCGGCGCATGGGTGGGATTCAATGACCGGCGCGTGACCTTTGATTCGTTCTGGTGGGGACAGGGCGCGCACAATGCGCTGTTTCTGGTGGGGCAGTACTTCCGGGGTCTCGTCGATTCCGAGGAGATCGAGATCACGGAAGATCCCTTTCCCAGCCCCGAAGAACTGGGCCTGACCTACGATGACCCCTTGGGCGAAGAGAGGAAGGCAAACGTCGGCGAGCGCGGCGTCGATTGGTAAGCGCCGCAAACAGGAAAGACCTGCTTAGGGCCTGTTAACACTATGCAGCGGCGTAATGTACCGGGGTGCGTGTTCATCGTGATATCGAACCGGTCGTTCATGCGCGGCCCCGCCAGGTTCGGCAACCGGATCGGCGGAGCACATCCTCGGCTTTCCGGGCCCGTGCTTCGTCCTCGAATGCACCATACACCGCCGAACCCGAACCGGAAAGCGAAGCGTACACGGCGCCCGTTTCTTCGAGCACGGTCTTCGCAGCAGCGATGCGGGGATACCGGGGCAGTATGACCCTTTCGAAATCGTTCGTCAGCTCTGCGCGCCAGCGCTCAGGATCGCCGGATAACAAGACCTCACACAAATCCGGGCGATTCCGGTCATTCGGCTGCACGAGGGCATAGGCTCCGGCGGTCGAGACCTGCACGGGCGGCGCCGCCACCACAAGGTGATACGGAAAAACGTACGGAGTCCCGTCCTGCAGGAGTGGTTTCAGCATATCGCCGCGTCCTGTGCCGAACGCCGCCGCATCTCCCGCTGCGAAGAATGCTGCATCCGCACCGACGCTTGCGGCTATATCTATCAGCTCCTCCAGGGACCGACCCAACTTCCACCAATCATTCAGCAGATGAAGCGCCGTGGCCGCATCGCTGGACCCGCCTCCGAGTCCGGCGCCCACGGGAATACGTTTGCGAAGCTCAATAGATGCCGCCTTGTCCGGGTTAAGGCATCGCGCCGCGCGATAGACCAGATTATCGGCGCCCGGCGGAACCTGGAGCACACGATCAGCAGGCGAGGCATCCTCCACAGGAATCACCTGCAACGGGCCGGAAAACGCCGGGAAATCCGCCTCCTTGCGGCCTTCGGGTGGTGTGATGGAAACCTCATCCGCCCAGCCGATCCGCAGAAACACGGTTTCGATGTCGTGATACCCGTCGCTGCGCTTGCGGAGCACATGCAAACCAAGATTGATCTTGGCGGGGGCGGCTTTACGAAGCATCCTCTGTGAAACCATAATGAAAGACATTCCCGCAAAATGCGCGGATCGGATTACCAATTCGAGCGTGCGCTCGAAAAAACCCACCGATGTACAGGGAACCCGATAGCCCTCCGGCTGTTGCAACACCCGAAGAAACGAGGTATTTTTTAAAATACGCACTGTACACTTCCACCCGGCGCCTCTCATTCATTTCGGTCGAGCCTACCCCGGAAATCGTTACAAAATTCGCTCGTACTTTCATAATCCGAATACTCCGAAGGCGCTGCCCGCGCCTCTCGATATATCGGCATCCGGCATGACAGGCCGACCATTGTTTTCCCCGTTTCACAGGCATCCATCCATCCGGAACGCTTCGGCGACCGTTATGGCGTGGATTCTCCTCGCATCGTTCCTGCTCGCTCCAACAGCGGCGCAAGCCCAATTCGATTCGCAAGGGAGCGAATCCGTATCTCCGGCGACCATGGGCCCGGAGATAAATCCTCTCCAGGAGCAACTGACCCGATTCCCAAGTGCAGCAGAGATGATTCCTCTTGAAGGAACGGTGGACGCGGATCAGTATATCGTGGGGCCGGGCGATCTCTTCGATATATCCGTGGGCGGCCCTCAACCGCTGCTTGCCCCGACCGCCGTCTCGGCAGACGGATATCTGATCGTACCGGAAGCCGGCGCCGTGCAGGTAGGGGGCCTTTCTCTGCAGGAAGCACGCAGCCGGGCGAAACAGGCGCTCCGCGAATCTTTCGAAAATGTGCGTGTGGAAATCGCGCTGGCGCAGCCCAGACGATTTTACGTGCATGTTTCGGGAGCGGTCCCGTTTCCGGGACGCTATCTGGCCACGCCCGTGGGCCGTCTGGCCGGCGTGCTGAGTCTGGCTTATGCAGACACCACCCGGGCCCCGACAGGAAACCTGACGTTTCGCCCCGCCCTGCGGAATGTCCTGCTCTTGCATACGGACGGAACACAGAAAACGGTGGACCTGCTGAGATATCACGCCACCGGCAATACGGAACATAACCCCTATCTGCGGGATGGGGACATCGTGTCCGTGCCTGCGTTCGACCCCGATTACGGCTCTGTCTTCATATCGGGGAATGTGGCCTTCCCGGGGATATACGACCACCGGTCCGACGATACGCTCTCCGATCTCCTTGCCCTCGCTACCGGGCAGGAAACGCCCGGTTATGCACGACAGGTTCGGCTCACCCGCGTGCTTGATGACGGCTCCGTGGAAGCCGAAATATATGATGTGGCCGCGCTGTACGGCGGCGGGGACGTACAGGTGCAGGCCCTGGATCAGGTGCATGTGCTGGCCGAAGAAACGGTGCGCGGCGTCGCCGATATCGAGGGATGGGTGCAATACCCCGGAACCTACCCCATCCTCTCC includes these proteins:
- a CDS encoding methionyl-tRNA formyltransferase — its product is MRIVFMGTPDFAVPSLRRLAESGYGPVAVVTAPDKPRGRGRRIHPTPVKEEAQRLGIRTILQPASLHDPVFAEAVRRLTPDLIVVVAFRILPPDVFRIARKGAFNLHGSLLPKYRGAAPIHRAVMAGETQTGVSTFFLRETVDTGNVILQKTMPIGPDETTGDVHDRMMVMGAEAVVETVRCIERGEVEVHPQNDEEATPAPRIRKEDARIVWDRPAYQVHNGIRGLSPHPGAWTCDGESMVKIYRTRVAHPGRQGEVQGMPGQVTDVSDRLVVACGEGAVELLELQQEGRRRIPAMDFLRGHALPVGHLFK
- the ftsY gene encoding signal recognition particle-docking protein FtsY, with the translated sequence MGFFDGSQDGEAPSAGLDKGLDKTRTGFLGKMRRIIRGKKTVDEQVLDELEEVLVTSDVGVGTTLHIIDRIGERVAEDRYVSTAELHVLIRNEIASLLLDDAPDRPGGFDAPLPNRPHVIMVVGVNGVGKTTTIGKMAHRYKDAGKSVLLGAADTFRAAAVEQLSIWAERADVPIVRQAQGSDPASVAYDTVASADSRGADVAIIDTAGRLHTRGGLMEELAKIRRAMAKRIPGAPHEVLLVLDASTGQNALRQAEEFTRSVEVTGLAVTKLDGTAKGGIVIGISNDFRIPVKYIGVGERIEDLRIFDRRAFVDTLFG
- a CDS encoding CDP-alcohol phosphatidyltransferase family protein; this encodes MMLPRRFGRFRPDGNFWTVPNALSMGRVLLVVPVAWLIMVDGSLGWIFALLAVMIMSDWLDGRIARRAGRVSDWGKILDPLADKIAGIAIVLALALRGMLPVWFLMVLITRDLLILLGSGVLVRRTGRMEMSDWSGKVAVGAVAVTVLAALMRADDPVMRFCLFATTGLLAGSFAMYGVRYARLMKQSGPPAEAAPGAASGAIREEP
- the ispG gene encoding flavodoxin-dependent (E)-4-hydroxy-3-methylbut-2-enyl-diphosphate synthase; the protein is MERYRRESRPVQVGPVEIGGRAPISVQSMTTSKTHNVEASLNEIRQLAEAGADIVRVAVPRPEDAEALPDIVQGAPVPIVADIHFNYQYALKAVESKVAKVRINPGNIGKEEWEREVLLAAKEAGIPIRIGVNSGSLEKDLLDKYGYPQPEALFESAMRHVEICQRHGFEDLVISVKHSDVFFMIQAYRLLAEKTHFPLHLGVTESGAFDSGSVKSSIGIGTLLADGIGDTIRVSLATPSVREVEVGHRILKSLRLGRPGVNVIACPTCGRMEGDLFSIVEKVEAAVQEARFEKDLNVALMGCAVNGPGEAAGADLGISLGRGRAHLFKRGEVVGTVPSEDIVEAVMEAIESWEDDTDDATP
- a CDS encoding rhomboid family intramembrane serine protease, giving the protein MYQNSYRPLTQFSMFPPVIKNLLILNGLVFLATMTPVLSRVLVQWFALWPVGNSGLPGGFASFLPWQLVTYSFLHGGFTHLLFNMFALWLFGVQIENTWGSRRFTIFYFVCVIGAGLIQLIVASSSGTVYPTVGASGGIFGILLAFGMMFPNQPIYIYFLFPIKAKWLVIMYGVLELWAAVTGTQAGVANFAHLGGMLFGFLLIQYWRGKLPIRPGRTMYW
- a CDS encoding penicillin-binding protein; its protein translation is MSDSRYSKEELERYFSDPAARRAGPDRSRSSKRQGYFYRRFRNEKKAQAAFLLSVIGGGVIAFSFFIGGWALLLSDELPDFRQLDNPDLQLATVAYTADGKELVRYAFQNRSWTNYDDISPHAINALVATEDRRFHGHWGIDPRGLVAAAVDVIRKGELRGASTITQQLARNLYNQDIGFEVSVSRKLKEMITAVQLERRYTKREIIEMYLNTVPFSSNAYGIEAAARTYFSKTAAELSPLEGATLIGMLKANTYYNPYRNPENSRRRRNVVLKQMADQGFIPRTFYDEHHPDSVRTDYNPSSEVTAALAPYFAEQVRLWMREWAAENGHNLYEDGLRVYTPLDSRMQEIAQQSVDENMEGLQAVVDYEWSYGGGFWTSLDPYLEQTGYEPWARYWRNNPQTLASFIRGTERYRSLLRQPGMSANDAVAQLRNNAAFMDSLKTAKTRLQAGLVSIDPHTGHIKAWVGGRNLKTEWYDHVNKAARQPGSTFKPFVYTAAIDNGWPPWHQLPDSAFTYVDPITEVVWQPQNADDQSTGRMMSLTEGLAQSKNTVTARVITELVNPELVTFYARRMGIKSELDAVPALALGTSDITLLELTSAFSTLASGGLQYDPVFVTRIEDRFGNVLYEHTSSPEEALSEQTAYTVVNMMRGIITGGTGRRIRGQYELYDYDLAGKTGTTQNHADGWFGLMHPNLVTGAWVGFNDRRVTFDSFWWGQGAHNALFLVGQYFRGLVDSEEIEITEDPFPSPEELGLTYDDPLGEERKANVGERGVDW
- the ispE gene encoding 4-(cytidine 5'-diphospho)-2-C-methyl-D-erythritol kinase, which encodes MRGAGWKCTVRILKNTSFLRVLQQPEGYRVPCTSVGFFERTLELVIRSAHFAGMSFIMVSQRMLRKAAPAKINLGLHVLRKRSDGYHDIETVFLRIGWADEVSITPPEGRKEADFPAFSGPLQVIPVEDASPADRVLQVPPGADNLVYRAARCLNPDKAASIELRKRIPVGAGLGGGSSDAATALHLLNDWWKLGRSLEELIDIAASVGADAAFFAAGDAAAFGTGRGDMLKPLLQDGTPYVFPYHLVVAAPPVQVSTAGAYALVQPNDRNRPDLCEVLLSGDPERWRAELTNDFERVILPRYPRIAAAKTVLEETGAVYASLSGSGSAVYGAFEDEARARKAEDVLRRSGCRTWRGRA